Genomic DNA from Brassica rapa cultivar Chiifu-401-42 chromosome A04, CAAS_Brap_v3.01, whole genome shotgun sequence:
AATCTAGTTAAACTTAATCGATTAGATTGTTAATGTTTGTCTAAggaagcatcgatcgatgctcaGGCcataacatcgatcgacgctcgaTCCAAGTCAATAAGCGACAACTGAGACTGGACTTAGACATCTAATTAGCAATTGCAGGCGAAAGCTGGATAGCATACTTATTAAAATCGTGTTCTATAAATGAATCTATAAACCATTAGCATCCTTGAACTGTTCCCAATTGTTTTCAACCTCAATCATCCAATCGAACAACTACTTTGTTCACCTTTCTTTCATATAATTTACTGCTTTAATATTGATTGCCTAGATTAATCTTAATATCTATAGTCTATTATGTTCCCATGCTCTCTGTGGATtagatccctaagtactacaattgaacatgttatttgagagagtaaaatcactccttagggtaatttgagtgatatcaaatttggcgttGTTGCCGGAGAGCAAAGATTCGCCAATAGGCTTGATAAATAGGTTTATTCTAGGTTTTATTTACTGTTATAGTTACttacataaaaaaattcttgtCTTTCGGGTACATGCCTATCAGTACCAGAAGCAGCAAGGAGGAATTACTTTTCTTCTCAGACCCAACACGTTTGGAACGCTCGATCCGCAAAGAGAAACGcacatcatcgatcgacactaccTCTACTACGTTGATCGACACCACCTCTACtacgtcgatcgacacttttGACGACAGTTCAACACCAAACATCAATCGATACCAATCCGCGAGCAGACATGGTTGCGACACTTGTGCTACAGAAGAATGAGAATGGAGACCTGCATGACCCTGGAGGTCATATGTGTAATGCAGCAGGTCAAAGGATAAATGGACAAGGGACTGCAATCCTTGAGCCATCTACTGCCACCGAGGATGCTAAAGTTCCTCGCCAGAGATCGCTAGCAGATTTGATCAGGCCTAGTCAGTTCTATACCAACAGGTCTGCGATTCGACCTCTAGAAATCCAGGGATTTCAAATACACCCCACACACTTCTCTCATGTGGGTCAGCACCCTTATTGTGGTCTTCCTGATAAAAATCCCTCGGATCATATTGAGATACTCGAGGACATTGTGTCTCGCATCTAGAAGGATGAAGCAACCAAAGACTACATCATCTATAAGCTGTTCAAATATTGTCTGTTTGGGAATGCTAAAAAGTGGCTGAGATGCGTACTACCATGATCTTTCACTACATGGAATGATGTCAGGACTGCATTTATGACTGAATTTTTAGATGATGCAAGGGCTGAAGAGATAAGAGATAAAATTTAGACATTCTCTCAAAGACCTACATAAGCTTTCAAAAGCTCTTGGAAGAGGTTTTGGAGAGATACCAAAGGGACTGTCCACATCATGGTTTTACTGAGATTCAGCTGTTGAAAAAGTTCTGCAAGGGTATTGATGTGCGATATAATATGATGTTGGATGCTACAAGCGAAGGAAACTTCGAGACAAGGATCCCAGAGGAAGCTAGGAGACTGATTGAGAACTTGATGTCTAGCAACAGTGCCAAAAATCTGGATATGCATAGGATAAAACCAGTTGCAAAGGATAGTGACAAGATCGTTGAGGCTGAGATTGGTTTTGTACATGAAGTCTCATTGGTAAAACATGCTGTAGAGAAAGATGATGATCATGGCTATATAGAAAAGATGGAATCTATGACAGAGAAGGTCCTGAAAATTCAGCAAAAGACGAGTGCCTACTTAAATCTGAGGTTGGATGTTCTCTACAAAGAGatgaataaaaaatttgaaagctTAGATGCCCATGTCATGATGCTAGATGGCCACGTTTCTCAGACTGCAGAAGTTGTAAAGAAGCAAGAAGCTCTGGTCAAAGGGAAAGATGTGGAAAGTGAGACGCACCAGGTTAATGACATCTCAGATAATGACCTTGGAAAAGTTCTCGAGCAGGAGAAGCTGGAAGAAGATGCTTCCCTAGTCGAAAGCTCCATGTCCATACGCAGCTCGTACTggtgtcgaccgacaccaaCAATCgtgcatcgatcgacatcaacAACTGAGCACTGATCGACATCATCAGCCGAGCATCACCACTTTTGGGATCGGACAAAACTGTTTGAATTCAGAGCCAGTCAGATTTTGCTCACGACACCCGCATCCTCCCACCCTAGCTGGAGTTAAAAGGgacaacatcgatcgacaacaataCAAAagaatcgatcgacaacaacaTGGGAACACCGATCGACACCAACATAAGAGCAGAGATCGATAACCGCCAATGCCATACCAAGTGCGTTTACCAGATCTTGATGCACACCGCTTGAAGGAAACTCAAAATCCATCTTAGACCTCAGTTTGCTTGAAAACAACAGAGAAGATAAGTCAGCAATCTGCAGAAGCACCAAGAGCAATCAACCCTAGCTGAAACCTCTTTTGttgagagtgtcgatcgacgacATTTACCAGGCATCGATAAACACCAAACAGACGGATATGAACCTTCCATGGAAAGGCAGGCAACGAAAGAAGAAATTTTAGTTGAGAAGAGAGTGAAATCTAGGAACCCTATATTCCAAAACACCTCAGGCGAGAAGTTAACAAAGAGGAATTTGAAGGATTTCACAAAAGGGTGAAAAAGGTTCCTAAGGATATGTCTTTCGAGGATGCATATCATAAGTATAGACTTGGTAATATCTTCAGAGAGCGATATTGAGCTCCTATTCAACAAGGTCAGCCGTAAACCCAAGAGGACAATGAAGAAGGAACATGATCCTAGAAAGTTCTTGATTCCATACTCTATACATAGCCACCATTTACCAAACGCCTTATGCGATACTGGATCTGCAGTCATCATCATGGCCATAGAAACTGCTGAGCTATTAGGACTAAAGATGGAACCTTCTAAAGATAGTTTCACTTTCGTGGATAGCTCCCGAGTAAACTCAGCAGGAATGATCAACAGTGTTAAGGTGGAGATAGGGGAATGCATTATCCCTGTGGACTTTCATGCTATGATATCAAATCAGACAAGACATCTCCACTCTTTTTTGGAAGAGCCTTCATTGTTACAGTAGGGGCAGTTTGTGATCTTAAGAGAAATAAGATTTGTCTGACTAATGTTGATGAAACTGTTTTCTATGATCCCatggaaaagaagaaaaatgaggAGCTTATTTCATGAATAGAGATGTTTGAAGATCCAAGACCTACAGTTGATTCAAATAACGAGCCTGCAAAACCAAAATCAGTGTCGGTCGACATTAGAATTGCAGCATCGGTCGACATCCAGTCATCAAAATTGAACGATAATGAACCTTCAGCATCGGACGGCTCTCAgtcttcagaatcgatcaaCACGAAGCCTTCAGCATCGGTCGACACCCTCCGACTTTCAGAACAGCTCGAGACTTAAAAGTCGAAGTCTGGGGGAAGGACCAAGActagaaagaagaaaaataaaaggaatACAGATGCAGATTCCCTATCAGTAGTTTCTATGCAATGTCAAGAGGGTAGTCTTGAGTATAGAGTGCGCTGCAGAGGAGATTATGAACCTTTTACTAAAGTTAGAGTGCTATGTGATCCAGAGCTGAGAGAGAAATGAGAAGTTTCTGCAAGAGCTTCTCTCAACTGCATCAACAAAATGAGGAAGAGAGACTTGTTTTGGAGAAAGTACACATCCTCATCCGGACTAAATCACATctccaaagtcaagctaaatgactataacaaagcgccAAGTGGGAGaaaacccactattaggtaatttctTTCAGTTTAGTTTAGATTGTTACTgattaaagtttttatttattgcaggacaaaaaaataaaatccgAGGAAGACGAGTTTGCACGAGGATCGACGATGGCTGcgcagtatcgatcgacgatggCTGCGCAGTATCGATCGACAAAGCATCACTAGCATCGATCGATCACCATTTAACTGTGTCGATCGACAGAGCTTCAAGAGTATTGATCGCCACTTAACTATGTTGGTCGACACTCACATCAAAGTCAGGTTTACCGTTTttccttgttaaatattgtccttatgatttattttcccATCGATCTTAGACTGTATAACACTGGAGATAGTGTTGTTTAAGTCTAGGGGAGGTTCTActaatattgtattttagttagctatttaaaaaaaaagatccgAGTAGGCAATTATAAAATCCACTGATGAGAGGATGTCGATATCAGTCGACAGTACATCATCTTCAGCAACCGATGGTAACTCCTTTCCATCGATCATCACTTAATCCAGTCAGGTATATCGTTCTAACTTGTTAAATtgagtacttatgatttatttatcacCATATCTCCGATTAGATATATactggggacagtgtaatttaagtctgggggaggtttaCTGATACCTAGTTTATTGTGAGTCTTAtcaaatgttttcaaaaaagtttttttcgagtcaagaaggggattatgaTCAAATACAATTTTACTTACTATCTAACCGCTCTCTAGCACCATTCTTTGAGGTTATTGACTGCAGGGTGTACTGAATGGAAACGCCAAAGTGGATCACCTGCCAATAACATCCATGCTAGGTGAGAAAGTCTGAAGGAATCGAAGATGACTTCCAACCAAGACGAGCAAGGACTATTGACTGTAAGCCAACGACTAGAAAGACAATTATGAAAGACAACTAAAATCTTACCCAACCCAAGGAGATGCAGTTCCTAACATCAGCCAAAATCTAAGAAAGAAGTGGAGCAGCGAATATTGACTGGAAAAGCCTACAACGTTGTGAGAAACAACCTCACAACTGGGAACTCATAAATTCGATTTACAACGAATTCCGTATAATCGCACTGACGAAAAAGGCGAGGAAGAACAAGAGCAGGAGGTGAGTTTTTTTTCCGGTGATGGTGAGAAGCACCGCACACTGGAAAGGTAAACGAAAACAGAGATGGTGACGGCTCAAGGTCAAAATATGGGGAGAGGAAAAAAACATCTTTAAAgttataatatacaaaaatatgaaaaaaaataaaaacaattttgacGTCTAAACCATTAATCTTAAAATCAACAAATGCCTAAATGCCATGTTATTGAAATTCAATATGCTTTTACATTATAtgtgatataccatggattttacctattattagccatggtatatatatatttttatatgtatttactttgatatagagtctatttagaatgtttatattttcagggacgatttggaggaaagtgatgattttggtgTCTTTTGGAGCTTTTTGAGTGTAGAACTGCACATAAGCTTCAGATGTCTAGCTATGGATAGACACCTTCCCACCGTAGATTGAGTCCATATTTTCACACAAGATATAACTTTGAGTTAgatttccaatgccaccggtttgaggtcaatcagcaACCTGTAGGATAACTTATGCTCGGTTTACTGAAGAGTTGTCAGTCttcctcgcgagaggaagctgtcgaggagatgaaTGAATGTCGATCGATAAAACAGtattggtgtcgatcgacagtgaTGCCAGAACGTGGGCCAAACATATTTTAAGACCGATTGAAGCCCATAAGCCACACAAAGTTTCCAAAATACCCAcggacgaccagaaacccttTGTATGTATTTATAAGCCATTGTTAATGGCTACAAGCTTTCATTATCTTATTCTATTGTTTTCTCTTAGGTTTGGAGAGAATATCAATTCTCCTTCAGAGATttattggaactccattggttttatcATTGATTTCgtatctattatattattcacactatgatttatattattgattCTATGTCTGAGTAATCatcttgttaggtttagggattTCATGAGCTTAATGTCAAACTGATGATAAATAAGGATTGCTAGATTATATATAGATCTCTTCACCAGGGTGATTTGTAATACTAGGATCTGGAATAGTTAGAATAGCACGACAGTGTGACTAATTGTTTGAATCTAGAATCATAGGGTAGTTGAGAGGCACAAAACTGCAATCAATTAAAGGAACCCAAACTCTGCAGGATTAGATACCTAGGCGCATAAGAGAGTTGGTCTAGGAATCTAGTTGAACTTAATCGATTAGGTCATTAATGCTTATCTGaggaagcatcgatcgacgttcaggccatagcatcgatcgacgctcgcTCCAATTCAATAAGCTACAGCTGAGACTTGACTTAGACATAGGATTAGCAATTGCATGCGAAAGCTGGATAGCTTACTTATTAAAATCGAGTTCTATAATTGAATCTATAAACCATTAGCATCCTTGAATTGTAGTTTTGAATCTCTTGATTGATAAATCCCTTGGTCTAGCTATTTCTCCCAATTGATTACAACTTCAATCAACCAATCAAACAACTACTTTGTTCACCTTGCTTTCATATAATTTACTGATTTAATATTGATTGCCTAGATTAATCTTAATATCTGTAGTCTATTGTGTGCTCATGCTCTCTATAGATTTGATCCataagtactacaattgaacaTCTTATTTGAGAGAATAAAATCATTCATTAGGATAATTGAAGTGATATCAATATGCTCAATTCACTACTAACAAATACTATACACACAACAACACATTattggaagaaaaaaacataatatattaacCTATCACCTACTACTACATAACACACTCAAAACACTAGATAATGCTCTTAACAAATTAAAACGACCACAAAATTACATTATCCAAAAAATTATACTcttaataacaataaaataaaataattttggacTATCTAATCATTTTTGCACTAactattattatataaagtttaataatctattttattgGTCACTAAAATTCaagatgaataaataaataaataaaataatagaaatataatttaaatatttaatttattataacataaatttttattattttactattttctattattttatttacaaattatatatttattttattctacaGTAAATTTACTGGTAAACTTATtggtataaaataaaaaacataggTATCGTGATATTGTAGCCAATAATTGTTAGGTTTTGGacgaaacaaatattaaaaaaaccatATTCATGtatcatattatattattaaccaTTCATTATTTGGTTTGCATTATATTTACATTTgacttaatttaaaaaataatattatttaaatatgatttaaatCTAATAATATCAACTTTACAAACGACCAATTTAGTGAATTCCTAATTGTAACATTTATTGATAGTGTACTATActatctttaataaaaatgacattaaaatggtaaaatgacacacataaaaaataatataaaaacattttttaagaaaaataattctCAACAATCCCGTGCGTCGCGGAGACAGCCTCCTAGTATAATATACACTAGACATGTACTACTTTACTAATTATATATCAACtactttttatgaattttacgAGCATTGGCGATATTTAAAACGGACATAGCTTCTGTGTTAGTAGGATTTGACTAAGATGAATAATTCATAACAGTGTAGAGATCCTAAACCACTGGTGGTACCGTGCTAGCTAGTGGATATAATATAAGGTTGCATGGTTTCATTATACATAAGAGTTTTCAACCATTAGTTTTAGGCTAGCCCTCCCACGAAAATTACATCAAATGAGAATAATTCTGAATTTAAAAAGTCGAAAATCAGCAGTCTGAAAGTTTTCTAAAAATTCTTTGGTTTGAAAAATAAAGCGTATGTTTTGTGGGACCAATCAAATAAAATGTCAACTCAATCTGAAGAcgaagcattttttttttgaagttatgTGTTTGGTTTGGACATTGTGAACAAGTCGCCTTCTTCGACAACGCGGTGGCTAGTCGCTTtcatacttttatttatttattttacaaaaaggTGACATAGCTTACATAATAATTTGGTTGAAAACACACAATCCTGTATTATAATTTATCTGAGTGTTCTAGAAGCTTGACTCACTCCTAATGAGCACTTCTACCAAATAATTTTTAGTCTAATGAAATCTGTGCGGCTTTTCTCCAATTAATTTATTTTCCCAATTGATTTTGAccttatttttaagttttaaaggAGGGAGAAGAGAAAGTGCAATTCTTCTAGAACATATTCACTTAGTTTCATTTAAAATGTGTATGTTTTTAAGTTTTctgataaattaaaaatatttttaatttttaatataaatatattattttgtgatTAACTATTTACATAACTTTTAtccaatcaaaatttaataagcataactattttcttcaaaatttataatttaccaTCGTTGTCTAtaataaaaagtattaaaatgtaaaatgcaatttttaaaacatttttctaaaacaaaaatCTTTTTGAAAACATAGTGTGTATTCCATcagtaattttatataattttaatgaaattaaaattagcttaaaattttcagaaatatattataaaatattaaaaccttTCTAAAATACTTACATAATATAAAATGGAGAGAGAAATCATTATCCAATTCTTTTTGATGTGGAGCTTTAGGAGAAAGGGCAAACGTGTCATTTTCCCCCTTGGAGCCAACCACTCACGACTATGAACTTGTCTAAGTATGAATTAAATGACAATGTCAGGCGCAGTTAAACTTTAGAAAGCGGTATAAACCCACCGAAAGAAGTCGTCGCCCTCTTTCTCTGAGTAAACTATTCATTTTGCCTCTTTGGTAAGAAAATTTCTTCAGAAAGAAACCGAGTAGTTaagattaaaatataaaactggaAATAGTTAGAAAGTCGTGGTCTCTTCCCCTTAGACTTTAAAAGCTCTTTCTCCCATTACAAACCAAAACCAttagaaaaaaacaacaacacaaaaaaacaagaaactatGGCCGTGAAGAAGAAACTATCCTGGAGATCACTAATGGTTTTATGTTTCTTGGATCCAGACAACATATGTTCATCAAAAAAGGTAAAGAAAAATGACGGTGATGGTGTAATAACAAAACAGAAATCATTTCTCGGGTTGTCGATTTTAGACATAAGCGATCCAAGTTCCTCAACCTTGTCTGAAGATCTTTCAATCTCTCTGGCCGGTTCGGATCTCCACGTTTTCACACAGGCAGAGCTCAAAGTCATAACACAAAGCTTCTCTTCAAGCAACTTCCTCGGCGAAGGAGGGTTCGGTCCGGTTCACAAAGGGTTCATCGACGACAAGTTACGTCCTGGTCTTAAAGCTCAGCCTGTGGCCGTTAAACTTCTCGATCTAGATGGCCTTCAAGGTCACCGTGAATGGCTGGTTCGTACATGTACATTCGTATCCATAATCATCTGttctttttacaaaatattgagtattaaaatgttttttttttaattcagacGGAGGTTATATTTTTAGGGAAGTTAAAGCACCCAAATTTGGTGAAGCTGATTGGGTATTGCTGCGAGGAAGAACATAGACTTCTTGTCTATGAGTTCATGCCTCGTGGGAGTTTAGAGTCTCAACTATTCAGAAGTAAGTTCTAAATCATTAATACTAATCATTAAATGATTGATTCTTTGTTAGAATAGAAAGTGATGAACATGAATTGTTAAATATGCAGGGTGTTCTATATCGCTGCCATGGCTAACGAGGATGAAGATCGCTCACGGAGCTGCAAAGGGTTTGCAGTTTCTCCATGAAGCAGAAAAGCCCGTCATCTACCGCGATTTCAAGGCCTCCAATATCTTGTTAGATTCTGTAAGCAACCAAGTCTCAAAATTATCATTCAAAAGTGTTAGGATTTGAATAATGGTAACTAATGATCTTTCATCCAATTATTATTTCAGGATTATACAGCAAAGCTCTCTGATTTCGGGCTAGCAAAAGACGGACCAGAAGGTGACGAAACGCACGTGTCAACACGCGTGATGGGCACGCAAGGGTACGCCGCTCCAGAGTACATAATGACAGGCCATCTAACGGCAAAGAGTGACGTGTACAGCTTTGGGGTTGTGTTACTTGAGCTGTTGACAGGTCGGAGGTCGGTAGACAAAAAAAGATCGTCAAGGGAACAAAACCTCGTTGATTGGGCTCGTCCAATGCTCAACGACCCACGAAAACTCGGGAGAATAATGGACCCGAGGCTCGAAGATCAGTACTCAGAGACGGGTGCACGAAAGGCAGCGGCTTTGGCTTACCAATGCCTAAGCTACCGACCAAACAGAAGACCATGCATCAGCACCGTTGTTTCAGCTCTCCAGGACATTAAAGATTACGGCGATGATATTCCCATTGGGACGTTTACTTACACGGTCTCTTCCTCGCCTGCCAAGCCAAGCCTTGAAGTTAAAGAGTCAAGCGTTCAAAATTCGGACAAGCCTCGCAACGTTCATAAGAGTGATCAACATCATAATAAGTACCGGTCTCCGGTGCATACGGCACGAAACCACCGGTTAACTTTGAGAAACGGGTTAAATTCACCAATGCGTAATGAGGCAGGAGGGGAACGGTACTgagtttctctctttcttttacaTGTGTAGTTTCTCTTTTCAAAACATAAGATGTAGATAATGTCTTTCGTCcatcaaaaatctaaaacaaaattcTAGAATAGGTTTTGTTTAAAAGGGTCTTTTCGTGGGGTTAAGTTGATTATTTTTAAgccaagttacaaaaaaaaagttgattatttttgtttatttgtttttcttttgtttgatcCATTCAAAGCAAGCAGAAGTATTATTGTAACACAACTTGGTCTAAAgaagttaataaaaaaaatacatttggtCTTAACAAAGACGCGTTCTGGTTCACTTCTTTCCtatttatgtttgtttattGCATATGAAAACGTGCATCGGACACGTCTAGTAGTTGGAATTTGATAGTCCTTCCAAAATTACAATCATTATATGACGCTAGTGCCTGACACGAAACCATATAGTGGACATATTCGGCGATGCACATACACtccattttttaaatgattgcGGTGTAGTGGGTGTGACTCCGCAACAATCAAATTGTTAACAACGTTTAGGAGGTGAGGGCATAATCATTTTAACTGAAGGAGAGAACTATAGGAG
This window encodes:
- the LOC103849207 gene encoding serine/threonine-protein kinase PBL13; this translates as MAVKKKLSWRSLMVLCFLDPDNICSSKKVKKNDGDGVITKQKSFLGLSILDISDPSSSTLSEDLSISLAGSDLHVFTQAELKVITQSFSSSNFLGEGGFGPVHKGFIDDKLRPGLKAQPVAVKLLDLDGLQGHREWLTEVIFLGKLKHPNLVKLIGYCCEEEHRLLVYEFMPRGSLESQLFRRCSISLPWLTRMKIAHGAAKGLQFLHEAEKPVIYRDFKASNILLDSDYTAKLSDFGLAKDGPEGDETHVSTRVMGTQGYAAPEYIMTGHLTAKSDVYSFGVVLLELLTGRRSVDKKRSSREQNLVDWARPMLNDPRKLGRIMDPRLEDQYSETGARKAAALAYQCLSYRPNRRPCISTVVSALQDIKDYGDDIPIGTFTYTVSSSPAKPSLEVKESSVQNSDKPRNVHKSDQHHNKYRSPVHTARNHRLTLRNGLNSPMRNEAGGERY